From Micromonospora rifamycinica, a single genomic window includes:
- a CDS encoding DNA polymerase III subunit gamma and tau yields the protein MTLALYRKYRPRTFAEIIGQEHVTEPLSQALRSGRLNHAYLFSGPRGCGKTSSARILARSLNCEQGPTPEPCGQCDSCRSLATDGSGSIDVIEIDAASHGGVDDARELREKAFFAPAQSRFKIYVIDEAHMVSSAGFNALLKLVEEPPEYVKFIFATTEPEKVLGTIKSRTHHYPFRLIPPKVLRPYLEQLTQAEGVKVDPAVFPLVVRAGGGSARDSLSVLDQLIAGAGPEGVSYPRAAALLGVTDAALIDEMCDALAAGDGAAAYATVDRVAEAGHDPRRFAADLLERLRDLIVLQQVPDAAGKGLIDGPADQTERMAAQAQQLGPATLSRCADIVHNGLVDMRGTTAPRLLLELICARMLLPGADDSTGGLLQRLERLERRLTLGGGELPPAPAGSAPPTTSPEVRPTAPAPGAAAAASDPVTAGPPAAAGGLTGAAAARAAAAAAGARPTSPGPRPAPGDPAGTADTRRDPAAGIGVGGPAADVPARGGPTGPASAPPAGSTGSGAAAAGPTGADPAFAGPTGSGAASAGPMGSDPASVRPTGSGGPAVGQPGVEAPVRRSVPASAVMPDPATPEPPRPGAAAPGALDAVAVRRVWPEIVAKVNRVKKPAAALMRDAVVRDVDGDVLVLTVKSPVLAQMMGAHTSVLADALYEEFGGRWQIRCEVAGERGGSALGGPARQSAPPRPAAVPGADAGGPPRPAAGPGAEAGGPGGAGGPAVAGGGSVGPAVVVGVGVERGGPAGAASTPAAGRADAGEPRYSGVPAAGEAASGTAPAEDEEDWPEAARPGGATATATAAPAVPEPAPAVSRPAPAVPQPVGPPASPAPPAAGASGGPKSSAIAAARAAAAAAAAGTAKGPRSAQPARKTADADWAGEPPYDPDYDGPVRGGGRVAPAAPAYEGFDPGDEPLDEVIDERTARQSSEEQAVQLLREAFGAETIDEVDAR from the coding sequence GTGACGCTGGCGCTCTACCGCAAGTACCGGCCGCGCACCTTCGCCGAGATCATCGGCCAGGAGCACGTCACCGAGCCGTTGTCGCAGGCGCTGCGCAGCGGGCGGCTCAACCACGCCTACCTCTTCTCCGGTCCCCGGGGCTGCGGCAAGACCTCCAGCGCCCGGATCCTGGCCCGCTCGCTCAACTGCGAGCAGGGTCCGACCCCGGAGCCGTGCGGGCAGTGCGACTCCTGCCGGTCGCTGGCCACCGACGGGTCCGGCTCGATCGACGTCATCGAGATCGACGCGGCCAGCCACGGCGGTGTCGACGACGCCCGTGAGCTGCGGGAGAAGGCCTTCTTCGCGCCGGCCCAGAGCCGCTTCAAGATCTATGTCATCGACGAGGCGCACATGGTCTCGTCGGCCGGCTTCAACGCGCTGCTCAAGCTGGTCGAGGAGCCGCCGGAGTACGTCAAGTTCATCTTCGCCACCACCGAGCCGGAGAAGGTCCTCGGCACGATCAAGTCGCGGACCCACCACTACCCGTTCCGGCTGATCCCGCCGAAGGTGCTCCGGCCGTACCTGGAGCAGCTCACCCAGGCCGAGGGGGTGAAGGTCGATCCGGCGGTCTTCCCGCTGGTGGTGCGCGCCGGGGGCGGCAGCGCCCGGGACAGCCTCTCCGTGCTCGACCAGCTCATCGCCGGTGCCGGCCCGGAGGGGGTCAGCTACCCCCGGGCCGCCGCGCTGCTCGGCGTCACCGATGCCGCGTTGATCGACGAGATGTGCGACGCGCTGGCCGCCGGGGACGGCGCGGCGGCGTACGCCACCGTCGACCGGGTGGCCGAGGCCGGGCACGACCCGCGCCGCTTCGCCGCCGACCTGCTCGAACGGCTCCGCGACCTGATCGTGCTCCAGCAGGTGCCGGACGCCGCCGGCAAGGGCCTGATCGACGGCCCGGCCGACCAGACCGAGCGGATGGCCGCGCAGGCCCAGCAGCTCGGCCCGGCCACCCTGTCCCGCTGCGCCGACATCGTGCACAACGGCCTGGTCGACATGCGCGGTACCACCGCGCCCCGGCTGCTGCTGGAGCTGATCTGCGCCCGGATGCTGCTCCCCGGGGCCGACGACTCCACCGGCGGCCTGCTCCAGCGCCTGGAACGGCTGGAGCGCCGGCTCACCCTGGGTGGCGGGGAACTGCCGCCGGCCCCCGCCGGCTCCGCACCCCCCACCACCTCCCCGGAGGTACGCCCCACGGCCCCCGCCCCGGGGGCGGCGGCCGCCGCGTCCGACCCGGTGACCGCCGGCCCGCCGGCGGCTGCCGGTGGGCTGACCGGGGCGGCCGCCGCCCGTGCCGCCGCCGCGGCGGCGGGTGCCCGGCCCACCTCGCCCGGCCCGCGTCCCGCTCCCGGCGATCCTGCCGGCACGGCGGACACCCGTCGGGATCCGGCCGCCGGCATTGGGGTAGGCGGTCCGGCTGCCGACGTTCCCGCCCGGGGTGGCCCGACCGGCCCGGCCTCCGCTCCTCCCGCCGGGTCGACGGGCTCCGGGGCGGCCGCTGCCGGCCCGACCGGCGCCGACCCGGCCTTCGCCGGCCCGACGGGCTCCGGGGCGGCCTCTGCAGGCCCGATGGGCTCCGACCCGGCCTCCGTCAGGCCGACCGGATCCGGTGGTCCCGCCGTCGGTCAGCCGGGTGTCGAAGCGCCGGTCCGCCGTTCGGTGCCGGCCTCGGCGGTGATGCCCGACCCGGCGACCCCGGAGCCGCCTCGGCCCGGTGCCGCCGCGCCCGGTGCCCTCGACGCGGTCGCGGTGCGCCGGGTGTGGCCCGAGATCGTGGCCAAGGTCAATCGGGTCAAGAAGCCGGCCGCTGCGCTGATGCGCGACGCGGTGGTCCGCGACGTGGACGGGGACGTCCTGGTGCTGACCGTCAAGTCGCCGGTGCTCGCGCAGATGATGGGCGCGCACACCTCGGTCCTGGCCGATGCGCTCTACGAGGAGTTCGGCGGTCGCTGGCAGATCCGCTGCGAAGTGGCCGGTGAGCGGGGCGGCTCCGCGCTCGGCGGCCCGGCCCGGCAGTCCGCCCCGCCCCGCCCGGCGGCCGTTCCGGGTGCCGACGCCGGTGGCCCGCCCCGTCCGGCGGCCGGTCCGGGCGCCGAAGCCGGTGGTCCGGGTGGTGCGGGCGGCCCGGCGGTTGCCGGCGGTGGTTCGGTGGGGCCGGCGGTTGTGGTGGGCGTCGGGGTGGAGCGGGGCGGTCCGGCCGGTGCCGCGTCGACCCCTGCTGCCGGGCGGGCGGATGCGGGCGAGCCCCGGTACTCCGGCGTGCCGGCAGCCGGGGAGGCCGCGTCGGGCACTGCTCCGGCTGAGGACGAGGAGGACTGGCCGGAGGCGGCCCGTCCGGGCGGGGCCACGGCCACCGCGACGGCGGCTCCCGCCGTACCGGAGCCGGCTCCTGCCGTGTCCAGGCCGGCTCCCGCCGTACCGCAGCCGGTCGGACCGCCGGCCAGCCCGGCACCGCCCGCGGCGGGTGCGTCCGGCGGGCCGAAGAGCAGTGCGATCGCGGCGGCCCGGGCGGCTGCGGCGGCGGCTGCCGCCGGCACCGCCAAGGGGCCGCGCTCCGCCCAGCCGGCCCGGAAGACGGCCGACGCGGACTGGGCCGGTGAGCCGCCGTACGACCCGGACTACGACGGGCCGGTGCGTGGCGGTGGCCGGGTCGCCCCGGCCGCCCCGGCCTACGAGGGGTTCGATCCGGGCGACGAGCCGCTGGACGAGGTGATCGACGAGCGGACCGCCCGGCAGTCCAGCGAGGAGCAGGCGGTGCAGCTGCTCCGGGAGGCGTTCGGCGCCGAGACGATCGACGAGGTGGACGCGCGCTGA
- the recR gene encoding recombination mediator RecR, whose product MYEGAIQDLIDELGRLPGVGPKSAQRIAFHVLSADPADVNRLAGALRKVKDLVRFCTTCFNVAESEQCRICRDPRRTDEVICVVEEPKDVVAIERTGEFRGRYHVLGGAINPLEGIGPDNLRIRELMSRLSAGTIRELILATDPNTEGEATATYLALMVKPMGIAVTRLASGLPVGGDLEYADEITLGRAFEGRRAV is encoded by the coding sequence ATGTACGAGGGTGCCATCCAGGACCTGATCGACGAGCTGGGGCGGCTGCCGGGCGTCGGCCCGAAGAGTGCCCAGCGGATCGCCTTCCACGTCCTGTCGGCGGATCCGGCCGACGTCAACCGGCTGGCCGGCGCGCTGCGCAAGGTCAAGGACCTGGTCCGGTTCTGTACCACCTGCTTCAACGTCGCCGAGTCGGAACAGTGCCGGATCTGCCGCGATCCGCGCCGCACCGACGAGGTGATCTGCGTGGTCGAGGAGCCCAAGGACGTGGTGGCGATCGAGCGGACCGGTGAGTTCCGGGGCCGCTACCACGTGCTCGGCGGGGCGATCAACCCGCTGGAGGGGATCGGCCCGGACAACCTGCGCATCCGGGAGCTGATGAGCCGGCTCAGCGCGGGCACGATCCGCGAGCTGATCCTCGCCACCGACCCGAACACCGAGGGCGAGGCGACCGCGACGTACCTGGCGCTGATGGTCAAGCCGATGGGGATCGCGGTCACCCGGCTGGCCAGTGGCCTGCCGGTCGGCGGCGACCTGGAGTACGCCGACGAGATCACCCTGGGCCGGGCCTTCGAGGGGCGCCGCGCGGTCTGA
- a CDS encoding alpha/beta hydrolase — MRIVFVHGACVRDGAWWWSRVDALLAAGGTTSVAVRLPSCGELPDARRPAGLDDDVEETRRVLRDGGPTILVGHSYGGVVATAAADAGDVRHLVYVSSFLPDVGESLADLGPAGPAPHLEFFADRTFTARAGLVPPLFLHDCDAAAVEGAMARLVRQDAAVLTTPARYAGWRSIPSTAVVCAGDRATPPEVQRAQAARAGRTVELATGHHPMLSHPELLAALLWEIVAEPD, encoded by the coding sequence ATGCGGATCGTCTTCGTGCACGGGGCGTGCGTACGCGACGGGGCGTGGTGGTGGTCCCGGGTCGACGCGCTGCTCGCGGCCGGCGGGACGACGAGCGTCGCGGTGCGGCTACCGAGCTGCGGCGAACTGCCGGACGCACGGCGGCCGGCAGGGCTGGACGACGACGTCGAGGAGACCCGCCGGGTCCTGCGCGACGGCGGGCCGACGATCCTCGTCGGCCACTCCTACGGTGGGGTGGTCGCCACTGCGGCGGCCGACGCCGGGGACGTCCGGCATCTCGTCTACGTCAGCTCGTTCCTGCCCGACGTGGGTGAGTCCCTGGCCGATCTCGGGCCCGCCGGACCTGCGCCCCACCTGGAATTCTTCGCCGACAGGACGTTCACGGCCCGGGCCGGGCTGGTCCCGCCGCTGTTCCTGCACGACTGTGATGCGGCGGCAGTGGAGGGCGCCATGGCCCGGCTGGTCCGACAGGACGCCGCCGTGCTCACCACCCCTGCCCGGTACGCGGGCTGGCGGTCGATCCCGTCCACGGCGGTGGTCTGCGCCGGGGACCGGGCCACCCCGCCCGAGGTGCAGCGCGCCCAGGCGGCACGGGCGGGACGGACCGTGGAGCTGGCCACCGGACACCACCCGATGCTCTCCCACCCGGAGCTGCTCGCCGCGCTGCTGTGGGAGATCGTCGCTGAACCCGACTGA
- a CDS encoding YbaB/EbfC family nucleoid-associated protein: protein MQQMLKQAQKMQQQIAKAQAELAEAELTGTAGGGLVTATVSGSGEIKSIRIDPKAVDPEDVETLEDLVVAALHNAAEAAKELTDQKMGPVAGGMGGLGLPGF from the coding sequence ATGCAGCAGATGCTGAAGCAGGCGCAGAAGATGCAGCAGCAGATCGCCAAGGCGCAGGCCGAGTTGGCCGAGGCCGAGCTGACCGGCACCGCCGGTGGCGGTCTGGTCACCGCGACCGTGTCCGGCTCCGGCGAGATCAAGAGCATCAGGATCGACCCGAAGGCGGTCGACCCGGAGGACGTCGAGACCCTGGAGGACCTGGTCGTCGCGGCCCTGCACAACGCGGCCGAGGCGGCGAAGGAGCTGACCGACCAGAAGATGGGTCCGGTGGCCGGCGGCATGGGCGGCCTCGGCCTGCCCGGATTCTGA
- a CDS encoding helix-turn-helix domain-containing protein, producing MSEPSTTTGCARCGGRLARDNHTGRCAPCHTAERGRLVAPPEVPGRFWEHGPVRRALTERHFGRLLRAYRHHPYHGRQPLPQTIVAGWLGLTQAQLSRVETGAPVVHLDRLVRWARLLQVPAAQLWFRLPQPRTESVVIGDDAVPDSHLLQALRSADRQIGGRHLYATVVAHLDRFSQRALEGGSWPRRAFAVAASMHEMAGWMAHDSGSPRLADRHFRDALGLAERSGETGLAGQIRGSLSHLASHQGEAVAAISHAVSGLNVLADDRTAGSTRARLFALHARGLALAGRTDECHAALQQAERALTAPHAPRAEWFSPFDANSLQVDVARCLLRLGDLTAAVDVLDGIIDEQPVGRVRSQALARLLLAAAMIGQGRADEACPVVHQAMEQSTGLGSAVVVDHMRQVALLLRSHVRRCAEVPPLLDRLQQTFQERNWLATPLPNA from the coding sequence GTGTCCGAGCCGTCGACGACCACCGGCTGCGCGCGGTGCGGTGGTCGCCTCGCCCGGGACAACCACACCGGCAGGTGTGCGCCCTGTCATACGGCGGAGCGGGGTCGGCTGGTCGCTCCGCCGGAGGTCCCGGGCAGGTTCTGGGAGCACGGGCCGGTTCGCCGCGCCCTGACCGAACGACATTTCGGGCGGCTACTGCGCGCCTACCGCCACCATCCCTATCACGGTCGACAACCGCTGCCCCAGACGATCGTCGCCGGCTGGCTCGGACTGACTCAGGCGCAGCTCAGCCGGGTGGAGACCGGCGCACCGGTCGTACACCTGGATCGGCTCGTCCGTTGGGCGCGTCTGCTTCAGGTGCCCGCTGCCCAGCTCTGGTTCCGGCTTCCTCAGCCCAGGACGGAATCGGTCGTCATCGGCGACGACGCGGTGCCCGACTCCCATCTGCTGCAAGCGCTTCGGTCGGCCGACCGGCAGATCGGGGGCAGGCACCTGTACGCCACCGTCGTGGCACACCTGGACCGTTTCTCCCAACGTGCGTTAGAGGGCGGTTCCTGGCCACGCCGAGCATTCGCCGTCGCCGCCTCGATGCACGAGATGGCGGGGTGGATGGCACACGACTCCGGATCACCGAGGCTGGCCGACCGTCACTTCCGGGACGCGCTGGGGCTGGCCGAACGCAGCGGCGAAACCGGTCTCGCCGGTCAGATCCGGGGAAGCCTGAGCCACCTGGCCAGTCATCAGGGCGAGGCGGTAGCCGCGATCTCCCACGCGGTCAGCGGGCTGAACGTCCTCGCCGACGATCGCACCGCCGGCTCGACCCGTGCCCGGTTGTTCGCACTCCACGCGCGCGGCTTGGCATTGGCGGGCAGGACCGATGAGTGCCACGCTGCGCTTCAGCAGGCCGAGCGGGCGTTGACCGCACCCCACGCCCCGCGCGCGGAGTGGTTCAGCCCGTTCGACGCCAACTCGCTACAGGTCGACGTGGCCCGCTGCCTGCTCCGACTCGGCGATCTGACAGCAGCGGTCGATGTGCTTGACGGCATCATTGACGAACAACCTGTCGGACGGGTGCGTAGTCAGGCGCTCGCTCGGCTGCTGCTCGCCGCCGCGATGATCGGCCAGGGGCGGGCCGACGAAGCCTGCCCGGTGGTGCACCAGGCGATGGAGCAGAGCACCGGGCTCGGTTCGGCGGTAGTCGTCGACCACATGCGGCAGGTCGCTCTGCTGCTGCGCTCGCACGTCCGCCGTTGCGCGGAGGTGCCGCCGCTGCTGGACCGGCTCCAGCAGACGTTCCAGGAGAGGAACTGGTTGGCCACCCCGCTGCCGAATGCCTGA